The following are encoded together in the Lathyrus oleraceus cultivar Zhongwan6 chromosome 3, CAAS_Psat_ZW6_1.0, whole genome shotgun sequence genome:
- the LOC127128627 gene encoding histone H3.2-like, with translation MARTKQTARKSTGGKAPRKQLATKAARKSAPATGGVKKPHRFRPGTVALREIRKYQKSTELLIRKLPFQRLVREIAQDFKTDLRFQSSAVSALQEAAEAYLVGLFEDTNLCAIHAKRVTIMPKDIQLARRIRGERA, from the coding sequence ATGGCTCGTACCAAACAAACCGCGCGCAAATCCACCGGAGGTAAAGCTCCAAGGAAACAGTTGGCAACAAAAGCCGCTCGTAAATCTGCTCCGGCGACCGGAGGAGTGAAGAAGCCACACAGATTCCGTCCAGGAACAGTTGCTTTGAGAGAGATCAGGAAGTATCAGAAGAGCACAGAGCTTCTCATCAGGAAGCTTCCATTCCAAAGATTAGTCAGAGAAATCGCTCAAGATTTCAAAACAGATCTCCGATTCCAAAGCAGTGCTGTTTCTGCACTTCAAGAAGCTGCTGAAGCATATCTAGTTGGTTTGTTTGAAGATACTAACCTTTGTGCAATTCACGCTAAGAGAGTTACCATTATGCCTAAGGATATTCAACTTGCTCGTAGAATCAGAGGAGAGAGGGCTTAG